A single window of Prochlorococcus marinus XMU1410 DNA harbors:
- a CDS encoding ferredoxin, whose protein sequence is MDFADPFHNTEENIEITGYEPVLGGQLAEKAVWVDEAKCIGCQYCVHVASNTFTVDEFHGRSRAIRQDGDSFDVIQEAIDTCPVDCIHWVKFEELDDLENSLDRDMFQTFGKPPRMNKH, encoded by the coding sequence ATGGATTTTGCGGATCCATTTCATAATACTGAAGAAAATATTGAGATTACAGGCTATGAACCAGTTTTAGGTGGCCAATTAGCCGAAAAAGCTGTATGGGTTGATGAAGCAAAGTGTATTGGTTGTCAGTACTGTGTTCACGTCGCTTCGAACACTTTCACTGTTGATGAATTTCATGGTAGAAGTCGAGCTATTAGGCAAGATGGAGATAGTTTTGATGTCATACAAGAAGCAATAGATACATGCCCTGTTGATTGTATTCATTGGGTCAAATTTGAAGAATTAGATGATTTAGAGAATAGTCTCGATAGAGATATGTTTCAAACATTTGGAAAGCCACCGAGAATGAATAAGCACTAA
- a CDS encoding DUF1257 domain-containing protein, translating into MSHFSTIKTQLKEVDPLIQALNHFGYSINQEEKFVKGYKGQFTAVDISMNLPGDTQVGFKWNNNSNAYELVTDLDLWKFEIPVERFISKVTQMYAYQTIISKTQEDGYQIVEQKNKNDGSIELVLTKWEN; encoded by the coding sequence ATGTCACATTTTAGTACAATTAAAACTCAGCTCAAAGAAGTTGACCCATTAATTCAGGCTTTAAATCATTTCGGTTATAGTATTAATCAAGAAGAAAAGTTTGTAAAAGGATATAAAGGTCAATTCACAGCTGTTGATATAAGTATGAATTTACCTGGTGATACCCAAGTTGGATTTAAATGGAATAACAATTCTAATGCATATGAATTAGTTACTGACCTTGATCTATGGAAATTTGAGATCCCAGTTGAAAGGTTTATCTCAAAAGTTACACAAATGTATGCTTACCAAACAATCATTTCTAAAACGCAAGAAGATGGATATCAAATCGTAGAGCAAAAAAATAAAAATGATGGCTCTATTGAATTGGTCTTAACCAAGTGGGAAAACTAA
- a CDS encoding DUF2997 domain-containing protein yields the protein MPQKTLRFKIHQDGRVEETVEGFTGNSCNEATKNLEDALGKVTVKNKTSDAFISNQSENLTQLNNESNVTF from the coding sequence ATGCCTCAAAAAACATTGAGATTTAAAATTCATCAAGATGGAAGAGTTGAAGAGACTGTTGAGGGATTTACTGGTAATTCATGCAATGAAGCTACAAAAAATCTCGAAGACGCTCTCGGTAAAGTAACAGTTAAGAATAAAACTTCTGATGCTTTCATCTCTAATCAAAGTGAAAACTTAACACAATTAAATAACGAATCTAATGTCACATTTTAG
- a CDS encoding HEAT repeat domain-containing protein — MTKNEDPKKESLAEIAVDPDVLARELALEIEIDPLEQIDEDSFPKGLNITQECNEALKMLKGNREERIQGLRIFCEYRDSRSFPLLLPLLDQPCPVERMSAVYALGRNPCPSAVQKLVSLLKTDDNAYVRRATAWSLANYDNQIVLEPLINALKNDVAAVRLWSSSSLAEIGNISFENAQLAAEQLLISLKIDNESGVRSNCIWSLCRLYEKLNNTFQESFVDECTKIALFDKEPSVMEEAKTALDSMGMQGFYN; from the coding sequence ATGACGAAAAACGAGGATCCTAAAAAAGAAAGCTTAGCGGAAATTGCGGTTGATCCAGATGTTTTGGCAAGAGAATTGGCTTTAGAGATTGAAATAGATCCTTTAGAACAAATTGATGAAGATTCTTTTCCAAAAGGTTTAAACATAACTCAAGAGTGCAATGAAGCATTAAAAATGCTCAAAGGTAATAGAGAAGAAAGAATACAGGGTTTAAGAATATTTTGTGAATATAGAGATTCAAGATCTTTCCCCCTTTTATTACCATTGCTTGATCAACCTTGCCCTGTTGAGAGAATGAGTGCTGTATATGCTTTAGGTCGTAATCCATGTCCTAGCGCAGTCCAGAAACTTGTCAGTCTTTTGAAGACAGATGATAATGCTTATGTTAGAAGAGCAACTGCATGGAGCTTAGCTAATTATGATAACCAAATTGTTTTAGAACCATTAATAAATGCTTTAAAGAATGATGTGGCTGCAGTAAGGTTATGGTCATCAAGTTCTTTAGCTGAAATTGGAAATATTTCTTTTGAGAACGCTCAATTAGCAGCAGAACAACTTTTAATAAGTTTAAAGATAGATAATGAATCAGGTGTAAGAAGTAATTGTATTTGGTCATTGTGTAGGTTATACGAAAAATTAAACAATACATTCCAAGAGAGTTTTGTTGATGAATGTACTAAGATAGCTCTCTTCGATAAAGAGCCATCTGTTATGGAAGAAGCAAAAACTGCCCTTGATTCAATGGGGATGCAAGGTTTTTATAATTAA